The following are encoded together in the Bombus affinis isolate iyBomAffi1 chromosome 6, iyBomAffi1.2, whole genome shotgun sequence genome:
- the LOC126917108 gene encoding fibroin heavy chain-like isoform X11 has protein sequence MIGINQTIRFSMLALLIATVIVGSGAHEGSGGSSSLAYSSASASANAYANAGASAFSLSNAFTGIGSLPTVDGSHDGHKGIRSYDNTGYNGNNQPNGGVKGNQRGGCPKCKWEDDDYWEKDEDETEPEEKDEDDCDDGDDGQYREHGHYHGHKNKGGSPPGVQKLGVPNSNGQGPHTGVSAASNAASSGSGTPFGTTPVKGGRPETGSSSSGSPWNKAFPVTGQQPGSGWNTGSGTTPKPAWNQGFGGSPGTASHPSNSWNSGRVPNADVSSPTSDGSWNSGPKTGFGCSGNYQHGTGCAQGSSGVGPVKQSPVPFSGSNPANVQKESPVHSTGPTAVYNPQGSPAGCSSSPYDASCADKSVDPTRPHDSPFASSYGPNPRPGQYPVSGSPQSSPSGPPHGSPAEQGRYPGNGSPQSNPSGSPYGSPAGQGQYPGSGSPQSSPSGSPHGSPAGQGQYPISGSLQSSPSSPARGSPVGQGQYPGSGSPQGSPSGSPHGSPAGQGQYPISGSLQSSPSSPAHGSPVGQGQYPGSGSPQSSPSGTPQGSPAGQGQYPSSGLPKSNTGHGSDTRPYGGSPWNSGNIARPGSLGNSVYPTSPQNSNANAVASSIAYAGTGAPTAGNGFDSSHPARGPSTSNPVYSHGIPSNGSPSENAQTPGSSGSPNGNVPYGTQKPNYTGVKGGSSGTAPKHGTPKDGDSKIFYVNVNPVPGSPAGVKPHASTGAPYSDTGKTPPSYQPAPYRGTGTPKPSYQPAPYGGPGTTEPSYRPAPHDNTGTAKPSYQPAPYGGTGTAKPSYQPAPYGGTGAAKPSYQSTPYGGTGTAKPSYQPVPYGGTGTTKPSYQPAPHDNTGTAKPSYQPASYGGPSTTKPSHELNSYPSGETDKGCTSGSQGCGTGSGCSSGTSLNGSPDHKPCSPNDLSVGVNKASKPLGGFEANPNDFAQSPQQITPGTGSQGCTSGTSDGCTSGPSNPSYVYKTETTNKIPGEGVGSYPLNPFLTGKIPSSGAGGPQLTATSKPVGYGNPFLQGTGAVAGAGAWSHAGTGVAASPGSGGKNVVSIGGQAPKPIGKDNPFLSGLGHGRGDIGIDVTPNSIPGGSFAPDSNMGNSGLSQTNESPSFGDKTQQGHSNHYPGSIWNSGSTNDGGSSAVRNPSTTNRGSGSGGGVGVGPGGFGNLFGSALSGAFSSAQASSHANSGSGIAPDAGFGQANSGSWASSGASAGSQAGSSALASSGASAYASSSASSWAGAQPTFVKG, from the exons ATGATTGGGATAAATCAAACAATCCGGTTCTCAATGCTCGCCCTTCTAATCGCCACGGTCATTGTTGGTTCAG GAGCGCACGAAGGAAGTGGCGGAAGCAGTAGTCTAGCGTACA GCAGTGCTTCGGCGTCCGCAAACGCATACGCGAATGCAGGTGCTAGCGCATTCTCGTTGAGTAACGCATTTACTGGAATCGGAAGTCTACCTACGGTTGACGGGAGCCATGACGGGCACAAAGGAATTCGCAGTTACGACAACACTGGCTACAATGGCAATAATCAGCCAAACGGCGGAGTCAAAGGAAATCAGCGTGGTGGCTGTCCTAAGTGCAAGTGGGAAGACGACGATTACTGGGAAAAAGACGAGGATGAAACTGAACCAGAAGAAAAAGACGAAGACGATTGCGACGACGGGGACGATGGACAGTATAGAGAACACGGTCATTATCACGGACACAAAAATAAAGGAGGATCGCCTCCGGGCGTACAGAAATTAGGAGTGCCTAATTCTAACGGTCAAGGACCACACACGGGAGTCAGCGCCGCGTCAAATGCTGCGAGTAGTGGAAGTGGCACTCCATTTGGAACAACGCCAGTTAAAGGAGGACGCCCTGAAACTGGGAGCTCGAGCTCAGGTTCACCATGGAACAAAGCGTTCCCTGTAACCGGTCAACAACCTGGATCAGGATGGAACACAGGCTCTGGAACTACGCCGAAACCCGCCTGGAACCAAGGGTTCGGTGGTTCACCTGGAACAGCTTCGCATCCTTCTAACAGTTGGAATTCTGGAAGAGTACCGAATGCGGATGTATCGAGTCCTACCAGCGATGGAAGCTGGAATAGTGGTCCAAAAACAGGTTTTGGATGCTCCGGTAATTATCAACACGGCACCGGCTGTGCTCAAG GTTCAAGCGGTGTTGGTCCTGTAAAACAATCTCCAGTGCCATTCTCTGGCAGCAACCCCGCAAATGTTCAGAAGGAAAGTCCTGTACATTCCACGGGTCCAACAGCAGTATATAATCCTCAAGGATCTCCAGCAGGATGTTCCAGCAGTCCTTATGATGCCAGTTGTGCCGATAAATCTGTTGATCCAACGAGACCACATGACAGTCCCTTTGCATCATCTTATGGACCAAATCCGAGACCAGGCCAGTATCCTGTAAGTGGATCGCCTCAAAGCAGTCCTTCTGGTCCTCCGCATGGTTCTCCCGCTGAACAAGGGCGATATCCGGGAAATGGATCGCCCCAAAGCAATCCGTCCGGTTCTCCATACGGTTCTCCGGCGGGACAAGGTCAATATCCGGGAAGTGGATCGCCTCAAAGCAGTCCTTCGG GTTCTCCGCACGGTTCTCCCGCGGGACAAGGGCAATATCCTATAAGTGGATCGCTTCAAAGCAGTCCTTCCAGTCCTGCGCGCGGTTCTCCCGTAGGACAAGGCCAATATCCGGGAAGTGGATCGCCTCAAGGCAGTCCTTCGG GTTCTCCGCACGGTTCTCCCGCGGGACAAGGGCAATATCCTATAAGTGGATCGCTTCAAAGCAGTCCTTCCAGTCCTGCGCACGGTTCTCCCGTAGGACAAGGTCAATATCCGGGAAGTGGATCGCCTCAAAGCAGTCCTTCGGGTACTCCGCAAGGTTCTCCCGCGGGACAAGGGCAATATCCTAGTAGTGGGTTGCCGAAAAGTAACACTGGGCACGGTTCCGATACGCGGCCATACGGAGGATCTCCATGGAACTCCGGAAATATAGCCAGACCGGGAAGCTTAGGAAATTCAGTATATCCGACAAGTCCTCAAAATTCTAATGCAAACGCTGTAGCTTCAAGTATAGCGTACGCGGGAACTGGTGCGCCGACCGCTGGAAACGGTTTCGATTCTAGCCACCCTGCACGCGGTCCATCGACATCCAATCCCGTTTATTCACACGGCATTCCTTCTAATGGGTCTCCATCTGAAAATGCACAGACGCCAGGGTCTTCAGGTTCTCCAAACGGAAACGTTCCTTACGGAACTCAAAAGCCGAATTACACTGGTGTTAAAGGAGGTTCTTCGGGTACAGCACCTAAACACGGTACTCCCAAAGACGGAGATAGCAAGATCTTTTATGTGAACGTAAATCCTGTACCAGGAAGCCCTGCAGGGGTTAAACCTCATGCATCTACGGGTGCACCTTACAGTGATACCGGAAAAACGCCACCTTCTTACCAAC CTGCTCCTTATCGGGGTACTGGAACGCCAAAGCCCTCTTATCAGCCTGCTCCTTACGGTGGTCCTGGAACGACAGAGCCTTCCTATCGTCCTGCTCCTCATGATAATACTGGAACGGCAAAGCCTTCTTACCAACCCGCTCCTTATGGGGGTACCGGAACGGCAAAGCCTTCTTACCAACCTGCTCCTTATGGGGGTACCGGAGCGGCAAAGCCTTCTTACCAATCTACCCCTTATGGGGGTACCGGAACGGCAAAGCCTTCTTATCAACCTGTTCCTTATGGGGGGACCGGAACGACAAAGCCTTCTTATCAGCCTGCTCCTCATGATAATACCGGAACGGCAAAGCCTTCTTACCAACCTGCTTCTTATGGTGGCCCCAGCACAACAAAGCCTTCGCATGAACTTAATTCTTATCCATCGGGTGAAACAGATAAGGGTTGCACAAGTGGATCTCAAGGTTGTGGAACTGGGAGCGGATGTAGCAGTGGAACAAGTCTGAATGGATCTCCAGATCACAAGCCTTGTAGTCCAAACGATCTTTCAGTAGGTGTTAATAAGGCTTCGAAACCATTAGGAGGTTTTGAAGCAAACCCAAATGATTTTGCGCAAAGTCCTCAACAAATCACGCCTGGAACTGGTTCGCAAGGTTGTACATCTGGAACTAGCGACGGCTGTACCTCTGGACCAAGCAATCCTTCATACGTTTACAAGACTGAAACAACGAATAAAATTCCTGGAGAAGGAGTAGGGTCGTATCCGTTGAACCCTTTCTTAACTGGAAAGATTCCTAGTTCTGGTGCTG GTGGTCCTCAGCTAACAGCTACTAGTAAGCCAGTCGGTTATGGAAATCCCTTCCTGCAAGGAACCGGTGCAGTCGCGGGAGCGGGAGCATGGAGTCATGCAGGTACAGGAGTAGCAGCGAGTCCAGGCAGCGGTGGCAAGAACGTTGTTTCGATCGGAGGACAGGCACCTAAGCCTATTGGCAAAGATAATCCTTTCCTTAGTGGATTAGGACACGGAAGGGGAGACATCGGAATTGATGTCACGCCTAATTCAATTCCTGGCGGATCGTTTGCTCCAGACAGTAACATGGGTAATAGCGGATTGAGTCAAACGAATGAAAGTCCTTCCTTTGGCGATAAAACACAACAAGGACATTCCAATCATTACCCCGGCTCGATTTGGAATTCAGGTTCAACGAACGACGGAGGCTCTTCAGCCGTGAGAAATCCATCCACAACAAACCGTGGCTCGGGAAGCGGAGGAGGTGTTGGAGTCGGTCCGGGAGGATTTGGAAATCTTTTCGGTAGTGCTCTTTCTGGAGCTTTTAGCAGTGCACAAGCTTCTTCACACGCCAATTCTGGTTCTGGAATTG CACCAGATGCGGGTTTTGGACAAGCAAACAGTGGAAGTTGGGCTTCCAGTGGAGCGTCGGCAGGAAGTCAAGCTGGAAGCAGTGCCTTGGCTTCCAGCGGTGCTTCCGCTTATGCGAGTAGCAGTGCTAGCA GCTGGGCAGGCGCACAACCCACTTTCGTGAAAGGTTAA